A stretch of DNA from Elusimicrobiota bacterium:
TTTCAGTTGGGAACATTTCATTATCATCCCCGCTTGCGCAAGGATTATTAAACCATAAAGAAGGCGATGAGGTCAGCGTTCAGGTACCCGCGGGTAAATTAAACTATAAAGTTTTAAAAATTTATAGAAAATAAACGATTTATTTGCCTTCAAGTTTTACAACTTCGTATTCTTCAATTTTAGGAAGCACAAACTTCACAGTACTACCTTTTTGCGTGAACTTAATTTTTTTACTGGCCCATAATGCTGTAACATTCTTTACTTTCTTATCAATTTTAAGTTCAACCCCGACATCATGTACCGGCACAATTTGCTCAATCGGGCGTTTACTTTCTGATGTCAAGTTCACGAAGTATGCGTATACATCGCCGGACTCCTTATTTTTTCTTGCCGTAATCTCGATAGAAGACGGTGCGTTGGTCAGTTTAACCCCAACTCCGGCTAATGGTTTTAAGGCATTCCCGGCAATACGATAAAAGTCGGGAAAGTTAAACCTGGCTACTGCATGGCCTATAGTTCCAGCAAAAAATATCGATCTCCCATTTCCGTATTTATTCTCAATGAGGAACGGTTTCTCTGACTTCTTAGGTGAACCGGCATACCTTCCTACGAGAGGATCAAAATACTTAATCGGCACCACAGCATTTTTTCTTGCAGTGATGTTTAGCCCGTGAATTGTTGATACTATATAGTTACGTTTTACCAAGCCTTTAACACTATAATGCCCAGGATCCGCTGCGTAGATAAAATCCCAGTTCAATGGGCCAAACGGTGTACTAACATTTTCGACACCCATAACGTCCGATAGTTGCAGGTTTTCAAGTTTCTTTCCCTTTTCGTCATATAACGACGTTTCAAACGAGGACATAATGTTCCCTCCGGAAAACACAAACTTCTTAACCCCATCAACCATTTTTTTTGACATACACGCGACATTAGGGAATACCACCAGTTTGTACTTCGGGTCGGTATTCTCAAGAGTTTTTTCGTCGATAACATCAAACGGCACATGGTTCCTTGCGAGAATAGCGTATAAACCGTAGAACTCTTCCAGAACATTCCCTGCTTTTTCAGATTTCATTTCTTTCGTAAAATCTGTCAGCGGGATTTCAGATCCTGTATAATAATTCCCTGTTTGAGCAGGCCATACCAGTGCTACTGACGCTAACGACACGGTATTCATAAACAGTTCAGGATACTTTTTGATAAACGCATTATATTTCTGCAAAACCTTAACTTCGTCCTGATAACACCACGGGTCATCGGAATATGCCAACCACACATTTGCCTGATGCGTGATAGTCTGACTGTACAGAATACTGATCTCACCAGCGGGAAGAGTAGAAAAATTCCATGGCTTATGCCCCGCTGCACAGAAAACAACTGATGGTTTACCATTCGCCAATCCATTAACCCATTTCGCCGTTGCGCCGGGTTTATAGATAGATTCACGGAGTTCGCCGTACAAGAACCCGCCCTCTGCACCGAGGACGTCGGTAACTTCGATTACCTTGCGGTTATTCCGCCCTGTCGGCCAGTCAGGGGATAATGTGTTGCCGTTCATATACAGTAACGTATCAGGATTAACCTTTTTTATTTGTCGGTTTGATTCAGCAAGAAAAGAACTTATACTTTCTGACTGAAACTCCACAAGGTCGTACCACTGCGGATTCTCGCGTTGGGAAACAAGCTTAGTTTTTGATGGTAACTCGTACCCATACTTTTTTTGGAATGCGGTTTTACATGCCGCACAGTAACACGTGTTTGTCACAAAAATCGGCCCATCAAAAAATATGCCGTCCACCCCGCAGGATGCGAGATCACCTACGATTTTGAATACCCTATCTCTCCATGGACTATTAACACAAAACGATGTGTTAAGGCCATAGAGGTTATCAATAGCCGTACCGTCTTCTTTCCGTTGTACCCAGCCCGGCATAAGATCAATATACTTTTTATTTTCTGCGTGAACGTTATAGTACACAATCACCCGCGTTTTTTGTTTCCTTGTATGTTCGAGATATTTTTTTAGTGATACAGCATCAACTTCCAGATAATGCTCCCCGGGTTCATGAAACGTTTCAAGTTGCTCACTTTTCCCGCGTTTAAACGCGTAGTTAAGCAAATGCTCGGCATTACCCCCGAGTTTTTTCAGGGTTTGTACTTTCTTCGCGTAATCATTAAACTTATCCGGGAACTCAATAATCCGTATCGGTTCGTTAAGCCACCACTGTTTTTGTTGAGCCATAACTAGTCATTACCGTCCTTTCAAATATTCAAGTTTTTTATCTTTCACAAAATCTTTTATCATATTATACTTCCAAGAACCCTGCGGCGGGGTGGTATACACCCACATAATACCGGTTTGTTCCCACTCGATCTGCATTGCTTTCTCAAGATATTCTTTTGTTGGCCGTCCTCTTGGCCAGGATGAATGCGGGGTGAAGTATACGCACGGGATTATTATTTTGTCTTTACATAAAAAGTAATAATCGTAAATATCTACCGGCAAACTTGCACAGTCCAGCCCAGCTTCGGGATCAGCAGCAATTGAGCCCTGGTATCCCCAAACAAACGCGTCGATATACGGAAGGTATCCCGCGGCAACACAAGCATCTATCTGCCGGCGGTACACGCACTGGCCTGACATCAAGAGGGGATTAATTTTTTTTAATGCTTTGTACATCTTTTTTGTGTAGTCCAATGTAAAATACTCCAGGTTATGATAAAAATCGTCGATCATTATCATTGTGAAATTAGGATATTTCAACGAAATTTTGGCAAGTTCTTCCATCCACTTAACATAGTCCATATCATACGGTGGATACTTACGTTTTTGTATATCCTTATCTCTGTGGTTAATCGGCGCCTCTGAAGGAGGTACAAGGTATACCCAAACTTCAATCCCTTCCTTTGCTGCAGCAGAGCAGAAGTCCGGCAGTTTTGCATACTCCTTCGCTGACTGGCCGTAAATAAGGTACGAATAATTGTTTACCCCGGCATCTTTCAGCATATCAATAATCTTTGGGATATCAGGATACTTGTCTTGATCATAAATATGGCTGGCGTACATTGATACTATCCCGCGATAGAATGGGTTACCCGATTTTTTTCGTGAGGTGTAAGTTTCAATATTACTTTTCACAATATTAGTTATACTTTTTACTGACAACACATGTGTATCTCCCTTAAACGTAATCAAATTATTTTCTCCGGGAAATAGCGATATTTCAATATCAACTGACATCATGCCCGGGGTTAATACAACAGGAAACTCTACAGTTTTCCCTGTATCGCTGGAGGTAACCACAACTATATTCTCTTCCTTTTGTTGTATCGGACGGTTAAAAACGAAAGAAAGTTCAACTTTTTTTGCAGGGTCATAATAATATGCACCGCGGTAATACGTACTATTTCCCTGCTTGAATTTAAGGTGGTACCCCAATGGAACATTACCCGCGGACTCCATAGGTATAGGAGTTGCTGTCATCACAGGAACAGTATTTGTGCTGAGACATATTTTATCAAAATAATACGCGCCGTTACTGTTAGTAAGCGTTATCGCTATAGCTTTGACGGTAGAACGGAACCTCATTTTATCAATAGGGAACGTTATAAGCATCGGCTGCCCTGTAGGAATCATT
This window harbors:
- a CDS encoding alpha-amylase family protein; its protein translation is MAQQKQWWLNEPIRIIEFPDKFNDYAKKVQTLKKLGGNAEHLLNYAFKRGKSEQLETFHEPGEHYLEVDAVSLKKYLEHTRKQKTRVIVYYNVHAENKKYIDLMPGWVQRKEDGTAIDNLYGLNTSFCVNSPWRDRVFKIVGDLASCGVDGIFFDGPIFVTNTCYCAACKTAFQKKYGYELPSKTKLVSQRENPQWYDLVEFQSESISSFLAESNRQIKKVNPDTLLYMNGNTLSPDWPTGRNNRKVIEVTDVLGAEGGFLYGELRESIYKPGATAKWVNGLANGKPSVVFCAAGHKPWNFSTLPAGEISILYSQTITHQANVWLAYSDDPWCYQDEVKVLQKYNAFIKKYPELFMNTVSLASVALVWPAQTGNYYTGSEIPLTDFTKEMKSEKAGNVLEEFYGLYAILARNHVPFDVIDEKTLENTDPKYKLVVFPNVACMSKKMVDGVKKFVFSGGNIMSSFETSLYDEKGKKLENLQLSDVMGVENVSTPFGPLNWDFIYAADPGHYSVKGLVKRNYIVSTIHGLNITARKNAVVPIKYFDPLVGRYAGSPKKSEKPFLIENKYGNGRSIFFAGTIGHAVARFNFPDFYRIAGNALKPLAGVGVKLTNAPSSIEITARKNKESGDVYAYFVNLTSESKRPIEQIVPVHDVGVELKIDKKVKNVTALWASKKIKFTQKGSTVKFVLPKIEEYEVVKLEGK